One genomic window of Anthonomus grandis grandis chromosome 3, icAntGran1.3, whole genome shotgun sequence includes the following:
- the LOC126734024 gene encoding guanine nucleotide-binding protein G(q) subunit alpha, which produces MQCPQCFQSDEAREQERINAEIEKQLRRDKRDARRELKLLLLGTGESGKSTFIKQMRIIHGAGYSDDDKRSFIKLVYQNIFMAMQSMIKAMHMLKIQYGDPANREKAELIKSIDYETVTTFESPYVEAIKDLWNDVGILECYDRRREYQLTDSAKYYLSDIDRIKAPDYLPTEQDILRARAPTTGIIEYPFDLDSIIFRMVDVGGQRSERRKWIHCFENVTSIIFLVALSEYDQILFESENENRMEESKALFKTIITYPWFQHSSVILFLNKKDLLEEKILYSHLVDYFPEYDGAQRDAIAAREFILRMFVELNPDSEKIIYSHFTCATDTENIKFVFAAVKDTILQSNLREYNLV; this is translated from the coding sequence ATGCAGTGCCCACAGTGTTTTCAATCCGACGAGGCACGTGAGCAGGAGCGTATTAATGCAGAGATTGAAAAGCAGCTGCGCCGAGACAAAAGGGACGCACGTCGCGAGCTCAAGCTCCTCCTGCTTGGTACTGGTGAGTCCGGGAAGTCCACTTTTATAAAGCAGATGCGTATTATTCACGGTGCAGGTTATTCGGACGATGATAAACGGTCGTTTATCAAATTGGTTTACCAGAACATATTTATGGCTATGCAAAGCATGATAAAGGCCATGCACATGCTCAAGATTCAGTATGGCGATCCTGCTAACCGCGAAAAGGCTGAATTAATCAAGAGCATTGACTATGAGACTGTGACAACTTTTGAGAGTCCTTATGTCGAGGCCATTAAAGATCTTTGGAATGATGTCGGTATTCTTGAATGCTACGACAGGCGTAGGGAGTATCAGCTAACTGATTCGGCAAAATACTACTTGAGTGATATAGATCGGATAAAGGCTCCAGACTATTTGCCTACCGAGCAGGACATTTTGAGGGCTCGAGCTCCTACCACGGGAATTATTGAGTATCCATTTGATTTAGACAGCATTATATTTAGAATGGTTGACGTCGGGGGCCAGAGATCAGAGAGGAGAAAGTGGATTCACTGTTTCGAAAATGTCACCTCCATAATATTCTTGGTGGCCTTGAGTGAATACGATCAGATCCTTTTCGAATCTGAAAATGAGAACCGCATGGAAGAGTCGAAGgcattatttaaaactattattacgtACCCGTGGTTCCAGCATTCATCTGtcatactatttttaaataaaaaggatCTGTTAGAAGAGAAAATTTTGTATTCTCATCTGGTTGACTATTTTCCCGAATACGACGGAGCCCAAAGGGATGCCATAGCAGCTAGAGAGTTTATCCTTAGAATGTTTGTCGAATTGAATCCAGATAGTGAAAAGATTATCTACTCGCATTTTACTTGTGCTACAGACACTGAAAATATAAAGTTCGTATTTGCAGCTGTCAAAGATACAATCCTACAGTCGAACTTGCGAGAGTATAATCTGGTTTAA